The window atttacagtatggtcaacgtgtttatttcacggaaaccaacgtgcaacaaagagtcctgaatccaccggatacaacattaacagcttttttttcgctttgcaaaaatgattcttttgcaaaaaaaatgctgtatactgaagtgccttcgtattacacgtggaatactaaaaataaagtatttgaacgtcgaaaacagggtaagtcagtcttttggtgaatgtacccggtccgacatccttttaatatttgaggactgtaaatggtactatacatgacacttaccgtagtgcatgccaagctctgaatttattggagaatgaccaacactgggataactgcatcaatgacgcgtgcaaaacgtcaaccccaagtcaaattcgtgcattgtttggcatcattttaacaacttgctctccatcagctcctacagatttatgggaaaaatataagtcaaaaatgtccgaagatatacttcatcgaaaacagttagagacgtcagacatgacttttgattttacatcagaaatttataactacactttagttgttatagaagatttgtgcataagtatggcaaacaaacctcttcaggatttgggaatgccttcacctaaccgtatcgctgctgtttcgacatgtgtagaattggatcgtgaacaaagttacagtacgagtgatctattgtcgtatgtacaaaataacatttccaagttaacgtcggaacaaaaagacatttatgatacgataatgcattgtgtcgataacaacgttggagaaattttctttttggatgcgccaggaggtactggtaaaacgtttgtgataaaactgattctggcatcaattcgatctaaaaatgatatagcgttggcaattgcgtcgtccggaatagccgcaacattgctgcctggtggaagaactgctcattccgctttgacattgcctctgaacttgcattctacagaaactcccacgtgcaatatttccaaatcatctgggatgggtaaagtattgcagcaatgcaaacttattatttgggatgagcgcacaatggcacacaaaaaatcgctcgaggctctggatcaatgcttgaaagattggcagcaccttaatattgcttgcgggagatttcaggcaaacattacctataatacctagatcaactcctgcagacgaaatgaatgcttgcctgaaaaattctaatttatgggcacacgtaaaaacattaaaattaactacaaatatgcgtgtccgattgcaaaacgatgactctggtcaaacattttcagatcaattgctggcaatgggaaacggaaagctcccagtagactcaatttcaggacgtatacaactacctgctgatttctgtaatttagtgacgtccaaaaatgaattgattgaaaaagtatttccgaatattctaaaaaattataaaaataataaatggctaagtgaaagagcgattctcgcacccaaaaatatagacgtccacgaaatcaacaatattgttttgaccaagattcaagaccaggcagtcctttacaagtcagtcgacacagttttggaaccaaatgaagcggttaattatccatctgaatttttaaattccatagatctttcagggtttccaccacacgtgctacaactaaaaataggcgtatcaataatacttttaagaaatataaacccaccaaagctttgcaatggcactcgacttgccgtaaaaaaaacaatggaaaacctaatagaggccacaatcctgacagggccttttgagggtgaggctgttcttattcctcgcattcccatgattccaacagatctgccttttcaatttaaaagattgcaattcccaattcgattagcatttgcaatcaccattaacaaagctcaaggtcaatcattagaaaaatgtggtattgatcttaatactgattgtttttcccatggacaattgtacgttgcatgttcgagggtcggtaaacctgacaatctatttatatgcagcgagaattggacagcgaagaatgttgtatattcgcaagttttacgcagttaatttgtatttcggaaccaaatgaagcggttaattatccatctgaattttcaaattccatagatccttcagggtgtccaccacacctgctacaactaaaaataggcgtaccaataatacttttaagaaatatcaacccaccaaagctttgcaatggcacgcgacttgccgtaaaaaaaaaaacaatggaaaatctaatagatgccacaatcttgacagggccttatgagggtgaggctgttcttattcctcgcattcccatgattccaacggatctgctttttcaatttaaaagattgcaattcccaattcgattagcatttgcaaccaccatcaacaaagctcaagggcaatcactagaaaaatgcggtatagatcttaatacagattgctttaccaatgtacaattgtatgttgcatctttgagggtcggtaaacctgacaatctatttatacgcacagacaatgggacagcgaagactgttgtatattcacaagttttacgtagttaatttgtattgtatctatctatctatctatctatataaaaacgagttgtgtgtatgcatgtttgtttgtttgtaaaaagagcgtttgcatatgacgtcattattagtacatacggctttgtatatggacagacaatgggaaagccaagaatgttgtatattcgcaatttttacgtagtttgaaacacatatataaatctatctatgttcacaggtgggacacagggacacaactacaatggcgcgtaactaatatggcgcgtaacgacttacgcgcgcgggggggcttgggggggcgcgaagcgccccaccaactaggtgttggggtggcgcgaagcgccaccccaacagctagtatatatatatatatatatatatatatatatatatatatatatatatatatatatatatatatatatatatatatatatatatatatatatattcacaggtgggacacagggacacaactaacatggcgtgtaactaatatggcgcgtaacgacttacgcgcgctggggggcttgggaggggggtaaaaaaaatccacaaaatatagaattaaatCATGCGTTTTGTTTTCCCATTTTTGTATTTCGACCAAACTTAGATTATTCTTTAGGAAAACATCTCTAAACATTCTCTAAGAAGGAGAAGGAAGATTGTATGGGTCTCTGATTCTAAGATCTTActtaatttaatgaaatttagaaCACGCTAAGTATAATCCAAACTCGACCAGAAGATAATTTAGAACATTGTGATGTAGCCAAAGAAATGAACAAACCTTACATATTTAAATAGGTAATTTAGGGCAAGAACAAATTATTATTGTTGCTTTTGAAGCCCTGATCTAACATGAAATagataatagaaaaattaacgCATACAATAAAtgtttccgctgttcaaataaaataatggtcattctttagtttataaatttattttgagggcAAATGCTGGAAAAAAGCTCTTAGGTATGATACTTTTGCCCAGAAGGGTATCTATCATTGGTAGTGGTACATTATGCCACGCTGACCTCAATTGCttggagtcatcagaagaaacactTAGTgggatttttcattaagtttaaactctTGCGTATGCgagtatttttggaaaaatgccCAAAAAATGTCGTATATATGATGGTGCTTGCTTGAGGTTGGGTCAAACATTGAGTGTCAGAGGATGTGAATTGagagataataataaaaaaaatccacaaaatatagaattaaatCATGCGTTTTGTTTTCCCATTTTTGTATTTCGACCAAACTTAGATTATTCTTTAGGAAAACATCTCTAAACCTTCTCTAAGAAGGAGAAGGAAGATTGTATGGGTCTCTGACTCTAAGATCTTGcttaatttaatgaaatttagaaCACGCTAAGTATAATCCAAACTCGACCAGAAGATAATTTAGAACATTGTGGTGTAGCCAAAGAAATGAACAAACCTTACATATTTAAATAGGTAATTTAGGACAAGAACAAATTATTATTGTTGCTTTTGAAGCCCTGATCCAACATGAAATagataatagaaaaattaacacatacaataaatgaaatataatagaaaataatatgacGACCATAATATCTTGGTGTTTCTTTGAATATTGATCGATACATTTTGTAGTCATTAATTGATTTTAGTGCTTTTCCAAGTTTATACTCAAAGTTGTCCAAGCGTTGTTTGTTACCAAATATTTGAAAGCACCCATTCAATTCTTGAAGTAATTTCAAAGCAATTTTAATGTCATGTAGAGTTCTACTTATTTTTGATAACAATTCAGGATCATATGTGCTTAAAAATTCTTTATCAAGAGAGTTTCGAAAAGTTTCTATTTCTGCTGATCTATTACACTTGTTCAAGAACATTTCAATTTCTGTGGGattaaatttcttgtttttggaaGGTGTCGTAGTATGtttagtagtagttttagctGTAGATGTAGCAGTAGGTGTAGTACTCAGTGTAGCAGTTGGTCTCGGTCTAACAGGTGTGGCAGTAGGTGTTATAGTAGATACACTAGTAGATAAATTAGTAGGTATGCTGCAAGGTCTAGTCGGTGTGTTAAGTGTAGTAGTCAGGTTAGTTGTAGGTGTGGTGGTAGATGTGGTAGTAGGTGTGGTATTATGTTGGGTGGTAGTTTTTGTAGTCGGTTTAGTAGTAGATACGGTGTGAAATGCAGCAGTTGGTGTAGTAATCAGTATAGATTCTGTAGTAGGTGTAGTTGTTGTAGTAGTTTGCATGGTAGTAGGTATTGTAACATATGTGGTAAAAGATATGGTTGTAGGTGTGGCAGTGATCATTGTAGTGGTAGGTTTAGCAGCCAAAGTGGTAGGTGTAGTAGCTGTATTAAAGGTCTTAGAAAAATTATTAGTAGGTGTACTAGGGGTATTAAAAGTAGTATACATTGTGATAAGTGATTGTGTAGGTGTGGTAGTAGGTGTATTCAATTTAGTAGGAAGAATGGCAGTATGGGTAGTAATATATGTAGTAGTAGATATGGTAGTAGAGGTGGTGGTAGTCGCTGTATTAGAAGGTTTAGTAGACAGTCTAGTCGGTAAGGAAGCTGTAGAAACAATGTTGGATACAGTATTTGTTGTAGTAGTCGGTGTAGGTGTGGTAGCAGGTTTAGTTAAAGTAGCGTTCATTGTGATAGCTTTTTTAATAGGTGTGTTAGTAGATGTGATAATAGGTGTGGCAGTAATCGGTATTGTCGTTTGTGTGGAAGAAGCACTTGTAGTAGTAGAAGGTGTAGCAGTATGTGCATTCAGTGCAATAGCTGTGGCATTTGGAGTGATAGTAGATACGGTAGCAGATGTAGTAGTAGGTGTAATTGTAGAAGTGGTAATACATTTAGTAGTCGGTATGGATGGTGTAGTAGATGTGATAGTAGATATGGTAGTGGATACAGGATTAGATACAGTAGTGGGTTTAGCTGTCGATGTAATAGTTGATATGGTAATAGGTGTGATAAGATAGATAGTCGATATAGTAGTTGGTGTTGTCAGTTTAGTAAATATGTTAGTAGGTATGGTAGCAGATACAGTAGTAGGTGTAATGGTAGAagtataagtagtagtagtatgtgtaGTTGTCGGTGTAGTTGGTATAGTAGCTGTGGTGGTAGGAGTGGTAGTAGATCCAGTGTTAGATACAGTAGTGGGTTTAGTTGTGAATTTAATAGTCGATGACGTAATATGTATGGTAAGATTGGTAGTTGGTGTAACAGTAGATGCAGCAGTAGATATAGTATTAGGTGAAGTAGTAGATTGAGTAGAAAGTGTGGTAGAAATTGTAACAGCTGTTGTAGTCGGTGTAGTAGTTTTGGTAGTAGGTGTAGTCTTAGAAATAGTGGTATATGCAGTAGTAGGTGTCGTAATAGATGTAGTACTAGGTGTACTAGAAGGCATAGCGGTCGCTGTAGTCAGTTTAGCTGGTGTGGTAGTAGGTATGGTAGTAGATACAGTAGTAGACACAGTAGTAAGTTTAGCAGTCGTTGTCACAGTCAGTGTTGTAGTATGTGTAGTAGTAAGTGTTGTTGAAGATTCGGTAGTCGCTGTAGTCTTCctaatattttgtcttttgctTATAAGTCTTTCTAAATCCTTCTTGTTGCATTTGTTTTCTTCCCCCACTTCATTATCAGTTATGTGCAGTTCACATACCACCGCCAACTTTAACTTCGTCTTACAAAATTTGGTttctatttcatattttatgtaTCCTTCGTTGAATGTAGTACGCCAATCacatttacttgtttttctttggCATCTAATTGGTGTACACTTTGGCATATGTTTAGCACCATAAGTAATAAGTTCTCTTCCCCAGAGATCAAGGTCTGATATTTTTCCTTCTCGAGATAATTGTCCCACGTACTTAGCAAGAGGCTCGTAATCATATATCACCATCGGTGGTCGGTACGTATACTTTACATCTATATGACGAATAAATGGGAGTCTTGATAGTGTT is drawn from Artemia franciscana unplaced genomic scaffold, ASM3288406v1 Scaffold_2494, whole genome shotgun sequence and contains these coding sequences:
- the LOC136042923 gene encoding mucin-2-like encodes the protein MMKLLLLFSMICMNLVLAVFYDDNAKFCVDNFDNDKYLSRPVAGVIDAIGNKRTYCVCYILIKGVKETYYEATRSCNLIKDVTLSRLPFIRHIDVKYTYRPPMVIYDYEPLAKYVGQLSREGKISDLDLWGRELITYGAKHMPKCTPIRCQRKTSKCDWRTTFNEGYIKYEIETKFCKTKLKLAVVCELHITDNEVGEENKCNKKDLERLISKRQNIRKTTATTESSTTLTTTHTTTLTVTTTAKLTTVSTTVSTTIPTTTPAKLTTATAMPSSTPSTTSITTPTTAYTTISKTTPTTKTTTPTTTAVTISTTLSTQSTTSPNTISTAASTVTPTTNLTIHITSSTIKFTTKPTTVSNTGSTTTPTTTATIPTTPTTTHTTTTYTSTITPTTVSATIPTNIFTKLTTPTTISTIYLITPITISTITSTAKPTTVSNPVSTTISTITSTTPSIPTTKCITTSTITPTTTSATVSTITPNATAIALNAHTATPSTTTSASSTQTTIPITATPIITSTNTPIKKAITMNATLTKPATTPTPTTTTNTVSNIVSTASLPTRLSTKPSNTATTTTSTTISTTTYITTHTAILPTKLNTPTTTPTQSLITMYTTFNTPSTPTNNFSKTFNTATTPTTLAAKPTTTMITATPTTISFTTYVTIPTTMQTTTTTTPTTESILITTPTAAFHTVSTTKPTTKTTTQHNTTPTTTSTTTPTTNLTTTLNTPTRPCSIPTNLSTSVSTITPTATPVRPRPTATLSTTPTATSTAKTTTKHTTTPSKNKKFNPTEIEMFLNKCNRSAEIETFRNSLDKEFLSTYDPELLSKISRTLHDIKIALKLLQELNGCFQIFGNKQRLDNFEYKLGKALKSINDYKMYRSIFKETPRYYGRHIIFYYISFIVCVNFSIIYFMLDQGFKSNNNNLFLS